Proteins found in one Xenopus laevis strain J_2021 chromosome 1L, Xenopus_laevis_v10.1, whole genome shotgun sequence genomic segment:
- the fdx2.L gene encoding ferredoxin-2, mitochondrial (The RefSeq protein has 1 substitution compared to this genomic sequence) has product MAVFLLKRGVWASLMIGGFGPRAVLFSKLGQNHARLSQATPEKLETSNEEEGSSSAQITAGVESDAENQRAELSEETVEVVFLDRSGQRIPVKGKVGESVLCLAHRYNIELEGACESSLACSTCHVYVNTEYFHKLPEPDEREDDMLDMAPLLQENSRLGCQIILTKQLNGAEFTLPKITRNFYVDGHVPKPH; this is encoded by the exons ATGGCTGTCTTTCTCCTAAAGAGAGGAGCCTGGGCATCTTTAATGATTGGCGGGTTTGGCCCGAGGGCCGTGTTGTTTTCCAAACTGGGGCAGAATCATGCAAGGCTCAGTCAGGCAACACCAGAGAAGCTGGAGACATCAAATGAAGAGGAGGGGAGCAGCTCAGCCCAAATCACAG ctggcgtCGAGTCAGATGCTGAAAATCAAAGGGCCGAGCTGTCTGAAGAAAC GGTAGAAGTGGTGTTCCTGGACAGATCTGGGCAGCGTATCCCTGTGAAAGGGAAAGTAGGTGAGAGTGTTCTGTGCCTTGCTCATAGGTACAACATTGAGCTGGAAG GCGCCTGTGAATCATCCCTGGCCTGTTCCACGTGTCACGTCTATGTGAATACAGAGTATTTCCATAAACTTCCAGAGCCCGATGAAAG GGAGGATGATATGTTGGACATGGCTCCATTACTGCAGGAGAACTCCAGGCTCGGCTGTCAGATCATTCTTACTAAACAACTGAACGGAGCCGAGTTCACTCTCCCCAAAATTACTAGAAACTTTTATGTAGATGGCCACGTCCCAAAACCCCACTGA
- the haus1.L gene encoding HAUS augmin-like complex subunit 1 → MDEKSTKIIMWLKKMFGDKPLPPYEVNTRTMEILYQLAEWNEARDKDLSLVTEDLKLKSAEVKAEAKYLQDLLTEGLGPSYTNLSRMGNNYLNQIVDSCLALELKNSSLSSYIPAVNDLSSELVAIELNNQEMEAELTSLRKKLTEALVLEKSLERDLKKAEEQCNFEKAKVEIRSQNMKKLKDKSEEYKYKIHAAKDQLSSAGMEEPLTHRSLVSLSETLTELKAQSMAAKEKLNSYLDLAPNPSLVKVKIEEAKRELKATEVELTTKVNMMEFVVPEPSKRRLK, encoded by the exons ATGGACGAGAAGAGCACTAAG aTCATCATGTGGCTCAAGAAGATGTTCGGGGACAAACCCCTCCCTCCCTATGAGGTGAACACCAGGACGATGGAGATCCTGTATCAGCTGGCGGAGTGGAATGAGGCGCGGGACAAAGATTTAAGTCTGGTCACAGAAGATCTGAAGCTGAAATCAGCTGAGGTTAAAGCTGAAG caaaaTACCTTCAGGATCTCCTTACTGAAGGCCTGGGTCCCTCTTACACGAATTTGTCTCGTATGGGCAACAACTACTTGAATCAGATAGTGGACAGCTGCCTGGCACTGGAACTGAAGAATTCTTCCTTATCCAG CTACATTCCTGCTGTCAATGATCTGAGTTCGGAACTAGTAGCCATCGAGTTAAACAATCAGGagatggaagcagagctgacGAGTCTAaggaagaaactcacagaggccTTGGTGCTAGAGAAGTCACTGGAACG GGATCTGAAGAAAGCCGAGGAACAGTGCAATTTTGAGAAAGCCAAGGTGGAGATCAGATCCCAGAACATGAAGAAACTGAAGGATAAATCAGaggaatacaaatacaaaatccACGCTGCAAAG GATCAGCTGAGTTCTGCCGGGATGGAAGAGCCTCTCACACATCGTTCTCTTGTCTCCCTTTCTGAG ACTCTGACAGAACTAAAGGCACAATCCATGGCTGCAAAGGAGAAGCTGAATTCTTACCTTGACTTGGCACCT AATCCATCTCTTGTTAAAGTGAAGATTGAAGAGGCAAAAAGAGAACTA AAAGCTACAGAGGTGGAACTGACGACCAAAGTGAACATGATGGAGTTCGTGGTCCCTGAGCCAAGCAAGAGGAGGTTAAAATAA